The window GTCGCGGGCGTGATCGCGATTTGTGGTGCGATTTGCTATGGCGCGCTAGCTCGTGAGTTAACCGAATCGGGTGGCGAGTACATGTTCTTGTCACGTGCCTTTCACCCGATCGCAGGGTTGATGGCCGGGTGGGTATCGCTGCTGGCGGGGTTCACCAGCGCCATTGCATTCGCAGCGACCACCTTCGAAGCGTATTTGGAACCGGTCCTCGATTGGCCCGGCGGCGTGGTGGCGTCGATCGTCGTCCTGCTTGCCGCACTGCTGCATACGATCGGGGTACGCCCCGGAGCGAGAATTCAGGATGCGGTGGTCCTGTTAAAGTTTGCGTTGATTGGCGCCTTTGTGGTGATCGCGATTCGTTCGATCGCGATCGGTTCTCTCGAAGGTGATTCGCTGATTGTTTCGAACGAAACGACGCAATCGACGAGCTTCGACAATCCTTCGTTCGCGTTTGCACTTTCGTTTGCGACGGCACTGATGTGGATCTCGTTAAGCTATAGCGGGTTCAACGCAGCAACGTATGTCGCGGGCGAAGTCAAGGATGCAAAGCGGAACGTTCCGCGGGCCATGCTATTCGGAACGCTGTTGGTCACAGTTTGCTATGTCGCGCTCAATGCCATCTTCGTGTACGGTGCTCCGCAGGATACCGTGGTCGGGCAACCGGATATTGCGGCCAAGGCAGCCGAAGCGATTGGTGGTCCCTCCTTTACTTTGTTCGTCCGCGTGGTGATTTTGTTTGGATTGTTCACCTCGGTCTCGGCCATGGTGATGACGGGGCCGCGCGTCTACGCGAAGATGGCAGAGGATGGCTTCCTTCCTTCGTGGTTCCGTCTCGCCGGTCGACCGCCCATCGCAGCGATTTGGGCCCAAGTGGTCATGTCGATCGTCGTGATCAACATTTCCTCGCTGGAGGAGTTGCTCAAGTACTTGGCGTTCACTCTATCGGTTAGCGCCGCGTTAACGGCCAGTTTGCTGTTCTGGGCACGTGGCAAGGACGGCAAACGCATTTCGGTTCCGGCATATCCGGTCCCACCGGTTGTTTTCGTTGGTGGGACGCTCTTGGCCGCGATACTCTCAGCGATTCACTCTCCGGTGCAAGCCGTCGTCGGAATCGCAACGATCGCTTTCGGAGCGATGCTTTATCCATGGTACAAGCGTCGACAAAGGCTGATGCATTAGGCGCGAGTTGGAAATCTAAGTGGCCCCAGGGTGCGCCGCTGCGCGTCGACCCTGGGCTCTGCAATCTAACCGCTTCGCGGTAAATAGAATTCCGAAACTTATTGATCAAACGTTCGGAGCGAAGGTCGACAACACAGCCCCGTTGTTTGCTGAGGCGTTCAGGAATCATGCCTCCGAGGGTGGCAGATGCCCCGGTACGACCAATACCGGATGGGGACTCCGTCGGATTCGGTCTTGGACGAAACCCTGTCCGAAACGGTCATCGACCTCCAACGGCATGACGAGCAGCATCTTTTGGGTTTCATGCAGCGGATTCGGTGGAGCGTTTTGGCCCGCTTGTGGACGCAAATGGTAGCTTAAGCCTCGCTCGTTTGCCGTTTTGGCCATCTCGGCGTGGAGGGTTTGATGCGCCTTGGCCAACGCTTCACTAACTTGTTCCGGTGCAAGAGGCTTCCCTGGATCCAACGCTTCGATGATGCTGCGAATGTTCTCGTAATGTTCCTTCTCAATCACAAGATCCAATGTCACCGTGGCGCCATCGGCTGCCAATCCGAACGCCCATGCCGCGGCTCGGTTGGCAACATCACATTCGCTGCCAATCACGACGGAAACCTGTTGCGTGCACCGGTCCAGCGTTTGATCATCACGGCGAATGACCAAAATCGGTTTGGGGGAACGGGCCAACAGGACATCGATGACCGTACCGGCGCTGTCGGTTCCCACATGTTCAAACGAACGTCCAAAGGGGCAAGGGACGATCACCAAATCGACATCATGGTGGGCCAGTGCCGCCAAGATTTTCTCATAGGCTTCGCCTTCGGAGGGCCGGATGGGGCGGCCGCCGGAAACCTGTATCGCTCGCTCGGGGGCGTGATCGGTCAACTCGCCCGAGGCATCACGAGCGTCAAGAACAATTGTCTCGAGGTTGAATTGGTCGTTCAGGTGTGTCACCGCCGCCAGTGAAGAATCGTCCTGCGAAGAACCGTCGAGTACCCACAACACGCGCGATGGCTTGATCGGTTGGATCGATGCGGCCTGACCGACTTTGGAGCGCTCGAACATCCGCATCGACGCATCGACGTCACGGCCGAGATCACTCGATTCTGATTCGTTTACCATTACTTTTCCTTGCAAAGCGTCGTCAAAGCGACGGAATCCAACCGAAGTGGTGAAACATCATCACATAGGCGATGGCACCGATGACTTGGATGACCATGATCGCACCCCCCAGTTTCAAAAAAGTCCCCCACCCCACATGCACGCCAGCTTCGCGTTTGAGCGCGTAGATCGCAATCACGCACGAAATCGATCCAATCGGGGTCCCGTTCCCTCCCAGGTTACAACAAATGATCAGTACCCACCAAAGCGGTTCGGCCGGAACGGAGCCACCGGAAATATCTTGGACGATGGGGATCAACGTGGCGGCGACGGGAATGTTGTCAACGATCGAGCTGGCCACCGCCGAAAACCCGCCGAGCAGTGGCAGCAGCAGTTCGAGTCGATTTCCGGAAACCTCGATCACCTGTTCGGCGACCCACGCCAACGCACCGGTTTGCTTGACGCATCCGATGATCACAAACAGTCCCATGAAGAACAGAATCACGGTCCAGTTGACCTTGTGAATCGCGTCCTCAACGCCTTTGCCGGCGAACAGCAGCGCCGCAGTCGCACCCACCATCGCCACAAAGTCCATGCCGACGCCAAGTTGTTGGGCCAGAGCAAAGCCGATCACGGTCAACGTCAAGATGACCGCGCTGCGAAGCAACACCTTGCGGTCTTCGACCAAGGCCCAAGGATCGAACGTATCGATTTGTTCCTGCAGTGCCGCGAGTTGCTCATCGTTCTGCTTCCAAGGCAGATCGTTGCGAAAGAAAAAACGCAAGCCGATGACGGCGATGACCAGGCTGATCACCGCGTAGGGCAAAGACACTTGCAAGAAGTGCAGATAGGGGATCCCAGCGGCAGTGCCAACCATGATGTTCGGCAACCCGCTCGCAAAGGTTGCAATCGCTCCGCTGTTGGCACAAATCGCAACACTCAGAAGCAGTGGCATCGGCTTGTAGTTGAGCGACCGACAAATCACCAGTACCAAGGAACTGAGAATCAACATGGCGGGAACGATGGTCAGCACCGAAACAAACAGAAACGTGACGAGGCACAGGGTGAGAAACAATTTCGATGCTTGACCGCCGGTGAACCGGACGATCCACATGCTCAAGAAATGGAACAATCCACTCTTGCCAACCACGTCGACCAAGATCCCCGTGCCAATGATCACGCCGAAAATATTCAGATCTTCCTTAAGAAAATCATAGATCTTGGGGTAATCAAACAGCCCCAACGCGATACCGAGGACAACCAACACGGCTGCACCACAAAGTGCGGCAACCGTCTTGTGAAATCGCTCGATTGCGACGCCAACGTAGGTCGCCATCATCACAGCGGCGAACAGCAGCATGATCCACGCCGACGCGGGCTCGACGGGTGTTTCTTCGAGGGAGACTGCGAGCAAAAGCATGGTGCGTTCGAGGAGTTAAACCGTTGGTGAAAGGGTTAGTTTCGCGGAGAGAACTTAGCCTAGCAGCTATCGATTCGCAGAACAGCCGGCTGACGGGCAGGCGAAATTCTTCCGCAAGTGTCCCCAAACGATTCTTCGCTCGGGAGCAGACTGCTTCGGTTCGCGGTATATTGATCCCGTCCCATCCCTTTCCCCTTCCAAGATGAACCTACGATGAATAGACGCGTCTTTTTCGGCACGCTGGCGGCTTCGATGTTGATGTCGGCTATCCCCCTAACCGCTTCGGCTCAATCGTCGGACCGCTCGAGGGTCGACGTGTGGATTGGCACGAGCAGTGCAAAACCAAGCAAAGGAATCTATCACTGCACACTCGATACCCAAAACGGAAAATTGTCGGATTCCCGTTTGGTTGCCGAGATCGACGGTCCTGGGTTCTTGGCAATGCACCCACACAAAGAGGTGTTGTATGCCGTGGGTGCCCTCGATCGGATCCCCGTGGTCGCAGCCTACAAAGTGGTCGGCCGCGGAGCCGAAGCTTCTCTCGAGCTGCTCAACTCAATCCCGATTGGTGATGGAGGTGCCGCACATGTCTCGGTCGATTCACAGGGCAAGATGTTGTTGACCGCCCAATATGGCAGCGGCTCGGTTGCCGCATTTTCGCTTGCGCCCGATGGTTCGATCCAAAAGCGGACGGCACTGATGAAACACGAAGGAGGGTCACAGATCGTCCCGAAACGGCAAGACAAACCGCATGCTCACTGGACCGGTTTTTCGCCCGATGAGCGGTTCGCCTTCGTACCCGATTTGGGGCTCGACAAGGTCATGATTTACGAGGTCGACTTGAATCAAGCAACGCTCAAGGCCCATGGTTTTGGTCAAGCACCGCTGGGGGGCGGTCCGCGCCACATGAAGTTCCACCCCAACGGCAAGTGGATTTTCGTGCTGAATGAATTGGAGCTCAGCGTGACGGTGTTCGATTACGATGCCGAAAATGGCACGATGACTCCAAAACAAACGATTCCCACGGTATCGAAATCGAACCTTGCAAAAGAGGCCTTCAAGAGTGCTTCGGAAATCCGTATCCACCCCAACGGAGAATTCGTCTACTCGGCGAATCGGGGGCACGACACGATCACGGTTTTTGCAGTCGACTCACAAACCGGTGAATTGTCGGTCGTCGAAATCGAGAACGTGCGAGGAGCCACACCGCGGAACTTTAACCTCGACCCGAGTGGAAATTGGTTGCTGGCCGCGGGTCAAGACTCCCACACTCTCGCCTCATTCGTGGTCGACCCCGAATCCGGAGAGCTGGCTTACAACCAAAGCATCATTCAGGTTCCCTCGCCGATTTGCGTTCTTTTCGGCCGCTAGCGAATTCGTCGATGGGATCCCGCAGAAAGATGGCTCATCCGGCGGAAGCGTGCGCAGGAGGTTTTCGAGGCATCTCTCCGGTGTCCCATCATTGCTGGCAGGAGCTATTTTCACTTGTAATCGTGCAGTTGCCGGGAGAAACGGAGTGGAGCTCTGCAGAGGTGCAACTTGACAAGGGATATCCCGGTCGACGGTGCGCCAAGGGTGCTACCGGTTCCCTGCGGACGACCGTCCGTCGGGGACTCTTTTCTAAGAGATCATTGGACACCGGAGCCATACCTCCAAAAAACCTCGAGTCTGGGTTCCGCGCGCTTCCGTCGGATGAGCCAGAAAGATGCGCAGCATGCGTCGTGGTTGGGGGCTCTGGTGAACCGAGGGGTAAGCCTCCCGCTTACCTTCGGCCACTGCAACTCCCCGAGACGACAAGACGGATGATTGATTCAACAACCTTTTTGGCGACCCCTGACCCGGAAGAATCGGTTTCGGAGTCGCGTCTGCCATCGGCTCTCAAGATTGGCTACACCTTGTTTACGGTCGTCTTGACGGTCTATTACTGGCGTGAATATGGGCCGACCAACTTCATCTACTTTTGTGATGTGGCGTTGTTCTTAGGCGTCGCAGCCGTTTGGACGGAGAAGCCGATCTTTGCCTCGATGGCAGCGGTCGGGATCGCGATTCCGCAATTGCTATGGCAAGTCGATTTTTTGGGTTCGTTGATCGGCAGCCCCGTGTTGGGATTGACGGCCTACATGTTCGATCCGAATATTTCGCTGTTCGCTCGCGGCTTATCGTTCTTCCATTTCTGGTTGCCGATTCTGTTGTTGTTTTTGGTGTGGCGGTTGGGATACGATCGTCGCGCGCTGTGGAGCTGGACCGCGTTGGCGTGGGGGTTGATGTTGATCGCTTACTTCCTTCTACCCGGCCCCGGCGATCCTTTGGCGTTTCCCAACCAACCACACAACGTGAACTACGTGTTTGGGCCCGATGGCGATGTCGCGCAGAGCTGGATGCCGGAAAAGGTTTGGCTTGGTGCATTGATGATCGGGTTACCCACGGTTTTTTACTTGCCGACTCACGCGGTTCTATCACAAGTTGATCGGCGATCACGCCAAAAACGCATGGCGTGACGGGCCGGCATCGGATCGTTCCAACGGTCGGTTGGGCGCGAAGGAGCTAGCGCTCCTAAGAGAATTCGTGTTTTTTTTGCGCACGATCAATTCACCACCAGGCTCTTTGTTTGTAGACCTCAACATCAAGGAGTCGGTAATGTCCAAACGAGTTTCACACAGTCTCATTGACCCGTTTGTCGGTCCCCCCCTCGCCGCAATGTATCCCCATTTGCACGTTCCTCGCTGGTTTCCCCCAGAAGGCATCGTGGCGATCGGTCACTTGTCGGCGATTGCAGGAGCGGTTGGATTTGCCTTTGCGACACAGTATGCCTGGGGCGGGTTGTTGGCCGTCGCAGGGATCGTCGGTAACCATTTCGCGGATTGTGTGGATGGCCGGCATGCCCGCGCAACCGGACAGTGTCGCAACGGAGGTGAGCTTCTTGATCACTTTACCGACCCCCTGTCCTTCACTTACTGGATGGTCGGGTTGGCTGTGGCGTGTGGACGATTGGACCTGGGTCTCGTCGCGGTCATCTGTTTGATGGCGTTGGCGGTCCTGACCAACCTGAGGGCGAAGTTGACGGGTGAGTTTACGCTCTCCGCTTTCGGCCCGACCGAATTCAAGACGCTCTTGGCGACTTTCGGAGCGGTATTGGCGGTTGCTGTCTTGGTTGCTCCTGCAATCGCAGCACCGCTGGGTTTGGTTGGTTTGGTGTCGCTCTGCGGCTTGGGCCTGGTGATGCTGCCAATCCAATTGGTTCAGTCGGTCCGCGAAGTCAACCGCTGCGGCGCGAAGCCTGACACCAGCGAATGGGAAACCACTCGAGCCGTTCCTTGAAAGCAGGCCACCAAAAGCGAGTCGGTGGGTGCAAATGTCCTCGTGGACGATCGATTTTTTATTCAGCGAGTTGGGGTGTAGTGGACTTCGCCAGAAGTCCCCCAGAACATTTGCCTTACGGATTTCTGACGAAATCCACTACCCCAACCCGTAGTGAAGACAGTCTACGAGGAACCGTCTTTCCACTACTTGGCTCTGGGCGAAAAAGGGTGTTAACTGGGGGGGCATGCTACCTTCGTTTTCGAGCAGCAACTCGCTCATGGCGGATTCGTTGCCCCAAGGTCCCTTTCAAGCTCGCCGTCGTCAGTCACACGACGATCAAGGAACACTCATCATGACTCAGCGCTTCGTCTTTTGGTTGTCGACACTCTTGACAATGACAACGTTCAACGCGTTTTCGCAGGGTGCGTTTGCGGCGGAGAAACAGGGTGTTTGCTTTGTTCTCTACACCGTACAAGACAGCACGCTCAAGCTCACGGCGCAGCTCTATCCGCTTGAGGACAACGAGAGCCGCGAGGTGTTGCTTCAGGTTTCCGAAAATGATCGTTGGTCCACGGTGGCGAAAACACGGGTGCGAGAGAATCTCTACAGCTTTCCAGAGGGTGCTCGAAGTTGGACGGCCCATTTTCGTGTGGAAAGCTGGGACCACGACGTCGATCATCCCTACCGGGTCGTCGCACTTGATGGCGCCAGTTCCTATCAGGGATTGATTCGTCGTGATCCGATCGAGAAAGCGGAAATCGTGGTCGCTGCATTTACTGGTAACTCGAATGCGGACAAACGATTGAAACCTGATCTTGTTCACAATGTCAAAGCGGCGAATGCCGATCTTCTTTTTTTCTCAGGTGACCAGGTCTATACCCACCGCGATCATCTCGGTGATTGGCTTCGGTTTGGCGAACAATTTGGCGAACTGACGCGAGATCGTCCCACCATCACGATTCCCGACGATCACGACGTTGGACAAGGAAACTTGTGGGGTGCCGGTGGACGGGCTACCAAAAAGGATCGCGCAGGCGGCTACGAGATGCCTGCCTCGCACGTCATCGAAGTGGAATGGGCGCAGACAAGCCACTTGCCCGACCCGTTTGATCCAACACCGGTGGAGCAGGGAATCGGTGTCTATTACACGCGGCTCAATGTGGGGCGAATCGACTTTGCGATCATCGAAGATCGAAAATTCAAATCGGGACCGGACTCGCTTCTCCCCAAGGGTTTGGCCAAAGACGATCTTGATGCGTGGGACGTGGATGGCGCGGTTTTGTTGGGCCAACGACAATTGCGTTTTCTGAACCAATGGGGCGAAGATTGGCGCGGGACGGACATGAAATGTGTGTTGTCACAAACCGTATTTGCCGGCCCTCATACCAACAAAAACGTCAATCAACCCACACCCCCATCCACCGATACAGATACCAACGGTTGGCCGCGTGCGGGAAGGAATCGAGCCCTCGCCGCCATGCGAAAGGGGGCAGCCTTTCATATCTGCGGTGATCAGCATTTGGCGACCGTGATCCACCATGGAATCGATGACTGGGACGATGCAGGCTACTCGTTTTGTGTTCAATCGATCGTCAATTTCTTTCCTCGTCATTGGTTGCCGAGTACTGACGCGGTGAAAAGGATCGAGAGTTCGCTACCCTACGCAGGTTCCTTCTATGATGGCTTCGGCAACCGCATGACCCTCCATGCCTACGCCAACCCTGAGTTCGGAATCAAGAATTACAGCTATCAGGTGGACGAGAACGCACCTTTGCGAGGCGCCGATGGATTTGGGCTGGTCCGATTCAACAAAAACACTCGCAAGATCACGGTCGATTGTTGGCCGCGCCTGGTCGACATCACCAAGCAAGACGCCAAGCAATATGAAGGCTGGCCGATCACGATTGACCAATGGGAGAACGATGGTCGCAAAGCCATCGCCTGGCTTCCGGAGATCAACGTGACCGGGAAACAGAACCCCATCGTTCAAGTGGTCGAAGAAAGGACCAACGAAGTGCTGTATACGAGGCGAATTCAAGGTACTCAATATCGCCCCAAAGTGTTTGCCGAAGGTAGCTACACGCTACGTGTCGGCGAGCAACCAGACGAAATGAAGTCCCTGACCGGTTTGACGGCCAGCAGTGACCAAGACGAACGCAAGATCCAGTTCGACTTCTGAGACGAGTTGAACAGAGATGGCGAAAGGTCCGTCAGCTGGCTTCGCCTATACAAAACAGATGCTCTGTTGATC is drawn from Novipirellula artificiosorum and contains these coding sequences:
- a CDS encoding CDP-alcohol phosphatidyltransferase family protein; amino-acid sequence: MSKRVSHSLIDPFVGPPLAAMYPHLHVPRWFPPEGIVAIGHLSAIAGAVGFAFATQYAWGGLLAVAGIVGNHFADCVDGRHARATGQCRNGGELLDHFTDPLSFTYWMVGLAVACGRLDLGLVAVICLMALAVLTNLRAKLTGEFTLSAFGPTEFKTLLATFGAVLAVAVLVAPAIAAPLGLVGLVSLCGLGLVMLPIQLVQSVREVNRCGAKPDTSEWETTRAVP
- a CDS encoding APC family permease — its product is MSKQDASSESNKHVNASHPPLDLLSATSLVAASMIGAGVYTTSGFTLADLGSPGWVVTAWVVAGVIAICGAICYGALARELTESGGEYMFLSRAFHPIAGLMAGWVSLLAGFTSAIAFAATTFEAYLEPVLDWPGGVVASIVVLLAALLHTIGVRPGARIQDAVVLLKFALIGAFVVIAIRSIAIGSLEGDSLIVSNETTQSTSFDNPSFAFALSFATALMWISLSYSGFNAATYVAGEVKDAKRNVPRAMLFGTLLVTVCYVALNAIFVYGAPQDTVVGQPDIAAKAAEAIGGPSFTLFVRVVILFGLFTSVSAMVMTGPRVYAKMAEDGFLPSWFRLAGRPPIAAIWAQVVMSIVVINISSLEELLKYLAFTLSVSAALTASLLFWARGKDGKRISVPAYPVPPVVFVGGTLLAAILSAIHSPVQAVVGIATIAFGAMLYPWYKRRQRLMH
- a CDS encoding ArsB/NhaD family transporter, encoding MLLLAVSLEETPVEPASAWIMLLFAAVMMATYVGVAIERFHKTVAALCGAAVLVVLGIALGLFDYPKIYDFLKEDLNIFGVIIGTGILVDVVGKSGLFHFLSMWIVRFTGGQASKLFLTLCLVTFLFVSVLTIVPAMLILSSLVLVICRSLNYKPMPLLLSVAICANSGAIATFASGLPNIMVGTAAGIPYLHFLQVSLPYAVISLVIAVIGLRFFFRNDLPWKQNDEQLAALQEQIDTFDPWALVEDRKVLLRSAVILTLTVIGFALAQQLGVGMDFVAMVGATAALLFAGKGVEDAIHKVNWTVILFFMGLFVIIGCVKQTGALAWVAEQVIEVSGNRLELLLPLLGGFSAVASSIVDNIPVAATLIPIVQDISGGSVPAEPLWWVLIICCNLGGNGTPIGSISCVIAIYALKREAGVHVGWGTFLKLGGAIMVIQVIGAIAYVMMFHHFGWIPSL
- a CDS encoding alkaline phosphatase D family protein, with product MTQRFVFWLSTLLTMTTFNAFSQGAFAAEKQGVCFVLYTVQDSTLKLTAQLYPLEDNESREVLLQVSENDRWSTVAKTRVRENLYSFPEGARSWTAHFRVESWDHDVDHPYRVVALDGASSYQGLIRRDPIEKAEIVVAAFTGNSNADKRLKPDLVHNVKAANADLLFFSGDQVYTHRDHLGDWLRFGEQFGELTRDRPTITIPDDHDVGQGNLWGAGGRATKKDRAGGYEMPASHVIEVEWAQTSHLPDPFDPTPVEQGIGVYYTRLNVGRIDFAIIEDRKFKSGPDSLLPKGLAKDDLDAWDVDGAVLLGQRQLRFLNQWGEDWRGTDMKCVLSQTVFAGPHTNKNVNQPTPPSTDTDTNGWPRAGRNRALAAMRKGAAFHICGDQHLATVIHHGIDDWDDAGYSFCVQSIVNFFPRHWLPSTDAVKRIESSLPYAGSFYDGFGNRMTLHAYANPEFGIKNYSYQVDENAPLRGADGFGLVRFNKNTRKITVDCWPRLVDITKQDAKQYEGWPITIDQWENDGRKAIAWLPEINVTGKQNPIVQVVEERTNEVLYTRRIQGTQYRPKVFAEGSYTLRVGEQPDEMKSLTGLTASSDQDERKIQFDF
- a CDS encoding universal stress protein; protein product: MVNESESSDLGRDVDASMRMFERSKVGQAASIQPIKPSRVLWVLDGSSQDDSSLAAVTHLNDQFNLETIVLDARDASGELTDHAPERAIQVSGGRPIRPSEGEAYEKILAALAHHDVDLVIVPCPFGRSFEHVGTDSAGTVIDVLLARSPKPILVIRRDDQTLDRCTQQVSVVIGSECDVANRAAAWAFGLAADGATVTLDLVIEKEHYENIRSIIEALDPGKPLAPEQVSEALAKAHQTLHAEMAKTANERGLSYHLRPQAGQNAPPNPLHETQKMLLVMPLEVDDRFGQGFVQDRIRRSPHPVLVVPGHLPPSEA
- a CDS encoding lactonase family protein — its product is MNRRVFFGTLAASMLMSAIPLTASAQSSDRSRVDVWIGTSSAKPSKGIYHCTLDTQNGKLSDSRLVAEIDGPGFLAMHPHKEVLYAVGALDRIPVVAAYKVVGRGAEASLELLNSIPIGDGGAAHVSVDSQGKMLLTAQYGSGSVAAFSLAPDGSIQKRTALMKHEGGSQIVPKRQDKPHAHWTGFSPDERFAFVPDLGLDKVMIYEVDLNQATLKAHGFGQAPLGGGPRHMKFHPNGKWIFVLNELELSVTVFDYDAENGTMTPKQTIPTVSKSNLAKEAFKSASEIRIHPNGEFVYSANRGHDTITVFAVDSQTGELSVVEIENVRGATPRNFNLDPSGNWLLAAGQDSHTLASFVVDPESGELAYNQSIIQVPSPICVLFGR